From one Coffea eugenioides isolate CCC68of chromosome 11, Ceug_1.0, whole genome shotgun sequence genomic stretch:
- the LOC113752474 gene encoding probable LRR receptor-like serine/threonine-protein kinase At3g47570 translates to MVVSFLVLRKWRRKIVSPSNLDPDTTFERVPFHELRQITNGFSESALLGSGTFGSVYKGIRENGMTWAIKVFDLQLDGAFKSFDRECEVLRCLRHHNLTNVISACSNPDFKALILEFMPNGSLEKWLYSGTQILNIIQRLDIMIDVACGLEYLHYGYSTPVIHCDLKPSNILLD, encoded by the coding sequence ATGGTAGTTTCGTTTTTGGTGTTAAGAAAGTGGAGAAGAAAAATTGTGTCTCCATCTAACTTAGATCCAGATACAACATTTGAGAGGGTACCATTCCACGAACTCAGACAAATAACGAACGGGTTCAGTGAGAGTGCATTACTTGGCTCCGGAACCTTTGGTTCTGTTTACAAAGGAATACGAGAAAATGGGATGACTTGGGCTATAAAGGTTTTCGATTTGCAGCTCGATGGTGCATTTAAAAGCTTCGACAGGGAATGTGAAGTCTTACGGTGTCTTCGTCATCATAATTTGACTAACGTCATCAGTGCTTGCTCCAATCCTGACTTTAAAGCATTGATACTTGAATTCATGCCCAATGGAAGCCTTGAGAAATGGCTTTATTCAGGCACTCAAATCTTGAACATCATCCAAAGACTAGACATTATGATAGATGTAGCTTGTGGTTTGGAATATCTCCACTATGGTTATTCAACTCCTGTGATTCACTGTGATTTGAAGCCCAGCAATATCCTACTAGATTGA
- the LOC113752475 gene encoding protein FAR1-RELATED SEQUENCE 5-like encodes MFSEELSLQHWVQECLPDSVIQLMDMNLVHLEDGPVKNKIACISSILELALCCTADASEDRMNMKDVLKALQKIKLQFSEGLKPLKQETENGRMGMDGCGRLRSFDLNQEPECDRHTFIEESGGSIGGHEDEEANELVGAIGVDDVMKLTFDTEEEAGEFYNLYAKLSGFGIRKSNGKRDADGISRFRKWVCCCEGYRNEKWFNYEDRKREAKPITRTGCGACFRVKYDIESVKYVVTRFIMEHNHPLASEASVQHIRSHRKVSDAEYAQAKSLKLVGARICQIMKHFVIKAGGYSNVGFCIKDLYNRMDEERRKDIFNGDAEGALGFLAAKKDADEMFFYKYDVDNEGRLARLFWADSKSRADFSVFGDVLVFDTTYKTNKYRKPLVVLAGVNNHLNSTIFGCALLSDERIETYEWVLSTFVEAMKGRKPVAVMTDGDSAMRRAIKNLLPDACHRLCSWHLHRNARSNIRCEEFNNRLYNLMERKCSTLEFEDRWARLVNECGVVENEWVKELYRRRRLWAEAYLRGNFFAGMRSTQRCEKMNAFLNEYLNEKMRLYEFVRSFDLAIAWLRHTESKAIHTSENTKPVLTTILPELEWSAAEVFTRNVFFMVRKHLNRQGLLISEGWSEDGGSRTYYYSKYGGHGISWRVDYDRSMENLICSCMKFESKGIPCAHMFRVMVVEGMNRIPEACISKRWTKGVYCSNNGMKAFVADEQLTQMARYGTLKSSCNTMCYYASYMDDAFNDLQQMFDKHSVDLKEKWIDRGYGGDGFAMDSRVRNDRSRRTFGLLDPRVSRCKGDHKHAEAKKKRKCGHCRLQAGHNQRTCPYKKNSHNTAVHDDYMENCLDDSLEKSFEIGTGWSDSGEWRGPVVVPQPQGSGGRDTVGQQRSPGER; translated from the exons ATGTTTAGTGAAGAGTTAAGCCTGCAGCATTGGGTACAAGAATGCTTACCAGATTCTGTGATTCAGCTTATGGACATGAACTTAGTTCATCTTGAGGATGGACCAGTAAAGAATAAGATAGCATGCATATCATCTATCCTGGAACTTGCTTTATGTTGTACAGCAGACGCTTCTGAGGACAGAATGAACATGAAAGATGTCCTTAAAGCACTCCAGAAGATTAAACTTCAATTCTCTGAGGGGCTCAAACCTTTGAAGCAG GAAACAGAGAACGGAAGAATGGGGATGGATGGTTGCGGCAGGTTAAGGTCATTTGACCTTAACCAAGAACCTGAGTGTGACCGACACACATTCATTGAAGAAAGCGGTGGTTCAATAGGAGGACACGAAGATGAGGAGGCCAATGAATTGGTGGGCGCAATAGGCGTGGATGACGTAATGAAATTAACATTTGACACGGAAGAAGAAGCTGGGGAATTCTATAATTTGTATGCGAAACTAAGCGGATTTGGGATTCGTAAAAGTAATGGCAAACGAGATGCAGATGGCATTTCAAGATTTAGAAAATGGGTATGTTGCTGTGAAGGTTATAGGAATGAAAAGTGGTTTAATTATGAAGACCGGAAAAGAGAAGCAAAACCAATCACAAGAACCGGGTGTGGGGCTTGCTTTCGCGTGAAATATGACATAGAATCGGTAAAGTATGTGGTGACACGCTTCATTATGGAGCACAATCACCCGCTGGCATCAGAGGCAAGTGTGCAACACATTAGGTCGCATAGAAAAGTGAGCGATGCAGAATATGCGCAGGCAAAAAGTCTAAAGTTGGTTGGGGCCAGAATATGCCAGATAATGAAACATTTTGTTATCAAAGCTGGAGGGTATAGTAACGTGGGATTTTGCATTAAGGATCTGTATAACCGAATGGACGAGGAACGTAGAAAAGATATTTTTAATGGCGATGCAGAAGGGGCACTTGGGTTCTTGGCAGCGAAGAAGGATGCCGATGAGATGTTCTTTTATAAATATGATGTGGATAACGAAGGAAGATTGGCAAGGTTGTTTTGGGCAGATTCTAAATCTCGTGCGGACTTCAGTGTATTTGGAGATGTATTGGTGTTTGATACaacatacaaaacaaataaataccgCAAGCCACTAGTTGTACTTGCAGGGGTAAACAACCATTTGAACAGTACTATTTTTGGCTGTGCCCTGCTATCAGATGAGAGGATTGAAACATATGAATGGGTGCTAAGTACATTTGTAGAGGCTATGAAAGGTAGAAAGCCAGTAGCAGTGATGACAGATGGGGACAGTGCAATGCGAAGAGCCATAAAGAATCTTCTCCCAGATGCTTGTCACAGGCTATGTTCGTGGCACTTGCATAGAAATGCACGGAGTAATATTCGCTGCGAGGAGTTTAATAACAGGTTGTATAACCTGATGGAGAGAAAGTGTAGCACTCTTGAGTTTGAGGATCGGTGGGCTAGGTTGGTTAATGAATGTGGGGTGGTAGAGAATGAGTGGGTGAAGGAGTTATACCGTAGGAGAAGGTTATGGGCAGAGGCCTATTTACGCGGTAATTTTTTTGCAGGTATGAGAAGTACTCAAAGGTGTGAGAAAATGAATGCTTTTTTGAATGAGTACTTGAATGAAAAAATGCGACTATATGAATTCGTTAGAAGTTTTGATTTGGCAATAGCGTGGCTTCGACATACTGAGAGCAAAGCAATTCACACAAGCGAAAACACAAAACCAGTCTTAACCACAATCCTGCCCGAATTAGAGTGGAGCGCAGCGGAGGTGTTTACAAGGAATGTGTTCTTCATGGTGAGGAAGCATTTGAACAGGCAAGGACTTCTAATTTCTGAGGGCTGGAGCGAGGATGGAGGGAGTCGTACGTATTATTACTCGAAATATGGTGGACACGGAATAAGTTGGAGGGTGGATTATGATAGGTCAATGGAGAATCTAATCTGCTCTTGCATGAAATTCGAGTCAAAGGGGATTCCTTGTGCTCACATGTTTCGCGTGATGGTGGTAGAAGGAATGAACAGGATCCCAGAAGCATGCATTTCGAAGCGGTGGACAAAGGGAGTTTACTGTAGTAATAATGGAATGAAAGCATTTGTTGCAGACGAACAACTGACACAAATGGCCAGATATGGCACTTTAAAGTCCAGCTGTAATACTATGTGTTACTATGCCTCCTACATGGATGACGCGTTTAATGACCTGCAGCAGATGTTTGACAAGCATTCCGTGGACCTAAAGGAGAAGTGGATTGACAGGGGATATGGGGGAGACGGATTTGCAATGGATTCAAGAGTGAGGAACGATAGAAGTAGAAGAACATTCGGGCTGTTAGATCCCAGGGTGTCACGGTGTAAAGGTGATCACAAGCATGCAGaagcaaagaagaaaagaaagtgtgGTCATTGCAG ATTGCAGGCAGGGCACAACCAACGAACATGCCCATACAAAAAGAATTCGCACAACACAGCAGTTCATGATGATTATATGGAAAATTGTTTGGATGACTCGctggaaaaatcatttgaaattgGTACGGGCTGGAGCGACTCAGGCGAATGGAGAGGACCTGTGGTTGTACCACAACCACAGGGTAGCGGTGGAAGGGACACAGTTGGCCAACAAAGAAGTCCAGGAGAAAGATGA